Proteins encoded together in one Bos indicus isolate NIAB-ARS_2022 breed Sahiwal x Tharparkar chromosome 25, NIAB-ARS_B.indTharparkar_mat_pri_1.0, whole genome shotgun sequence window:
- the RPS15A gene encoding small ribosomal subunit protein uS8 translates to MVRMNVLADALKSINNAEKRGKRQVLIRPCSKVIVRFLTVMMKHGYIGEFEIIDDHRAGKIVVNLTGRLNKCGVISPRFDVQLKDLEKWQNNLLPSRQFGFIVLTTSAGIMDHEEARRKHTGGKILGFFF, encoded by the exons ATGGTGCGCATGAATGTCCTGGCCGATGCTCTCAAGAGTATCAACAATGCCGAAAAGAGAGGCAAACGCCAGGTCCTTATTAGGCCGTGCTCCAAAGTCATCGTCAGGTTTCTAACAGTGATGATGAAGCATG GTTACATTGGCGAATTTGAAATCATTGATGATCACAGGGCTGGGAAAATTGTTGTGAACCTCACAGGCAGGCTAAATAAG TGTGGAGTGATCAGCCCTAGATTTGATGTGCAACTcaaagatctagaaaaatggcagaatAACCTGCTCCCATCCCGTCAGTTTGG TTTCATTGTACTGACAACCTCAGCTGGCATCATGGACCATGAAGAAGCAAGACGAAAACATACAGGAGGGAAAATCCTTGGATTCTTTTTCTAG